The genomic segment CACTCGTCTATCTAGCTGGCGGCGCGACGCCGACAGCGGGCTCGGGCGCCTGCCGCCCGAGGTAGTCGTCGCCATGAACCGGCAGGCTCCCGTCCAGGCGCTGCCGGCGGCAAGTGCACCCGAACCCGGCCCTTGGAGGCATCCTGAATCCGCACTACCCGTTCGATCCCTCTTTCGCGGCTGGCGCTCTTCCCGCGTACTGGGTCAGCCCCCGACACCTGGCCGGCGACGACGGTCGTCTCTGCGATGTCGTCGCGGACAGCCTCGCCGGTCTGGGCTGGGCGAGTCTGACAGCCGTGCGAGGACGGCGAAACTTCGATGACCTGGGAGATCACCAGGTGGTGCGCAGCACCGTCCTGCACATCAGTCCCGACGCCCTTCGGTGGGCACAGTGGGTGCTGGCGGACGAGCCGTTCCACCTCGGTGGCCTGCCGGTCGCGTGGCAGGTCTCGGCCCGCTCGGACACCACCAGTTCGCTCGCGGACTGGTCCGCCTACTTCACCCCAGGCGTACCGGGAGAGGCCATCACCGAGTTTCTCCTGGCGCTCGACCAGTGCAGCCAGCCCACCACCTTGTACGACGGTCCCGAGGTGGTCCTCGCTGCGGCCGCCAGGCACGGTTGGCTCCGCGACGCCGACCAACCCCACGCGGCGGCGATGCACCCCACCTTCACCGCCCGCCTCAGCCTCGGTGAGGTGCCGCCCCTCATCCAGGATGCCGACCCCAGCGTCCTGACCGCCGAGGGGGACGGGCAAGTGGCGATGGGCTGGCAGGCGTGGGCTGAGCCTGCAATGGGGGCTCCGTACCTGTGGGCCGCCTCATTCAGCGCGAGCGTGCCTCACCGTCTGGTCGCCGCGTTCGCCTCCTCGCTCAGCTCCACGGCACCGGTACTGCGCCGGGTGCTGCCGGAAAGCACGCGGGACCAGCTCCTGTGTGCCCCCGCCAGCTGAGAAGCGCCCCCCCGCGCGTAACAAAGCCGGGCCTCCCGTCTGGGCGGCCCGGCTTTGTGCTGCTCTAGCAGGTCTTGTGTGCAGCGGACTCGTGGCTGCTGGGGCGGGACCGTGTCAACACTGGG from the Streptomyces sp. NBC_01335 genome contains:
- a CDS encoding DUF317 domain-containing protein, giving the protein MLNPHYPFDPSFAAGALPAYWVSPRHLAGDDGRLCDVVADSLAGLGWASLTAVRGRRNFDDLGDHQVVRSTVLHISPDALRWAQWVLADEPFHLGGLPVAWQVSARSDTTSSLADWSAYFTPGVPGEAITEFLLALDQCSQPTTLYDGPEVVLAAAARHGWLRDADQPHAAAMHPTFTARLSLGEVPPLIQDADPSVLTAEGDGQVAMGWQAWAEPAMGAPYLWAASFSASVPHRLVAAFASSLSSTAPVLRRVLPESTRDQLLCAPAS